Proteins from one Psilocybe cubensis strain MGC-MH-2018 chromosome 11, whole genome shotgun sequence genomic window:
- a CDS encoding MFS glucose transporter mfs1, giving the protein MGQFTTYNARIASNPYVVGSFACIGGGLFGLDISSMSGVLNNPSYLSTFNFPGPSAQGGIVAAMPAGSLVGSLAVTQLADRIGRKKTVILAGLIWVIGSIIQCASVDRGMLVVGRIISGISVGLSSAVVPIYQSEITAPAIRGRMVSLQQWSITWGILIQYFIQFGCSYIHGVASFRIPWGLQMIPAIILSLGMTVFPESPRWLFDHGYEEEALQVLADLHGGGNTKNELVVLEYEEIKQQVYFERTEGAKSYLDLLKGGNPRRVMLGMSLQMWSQLCGMNIMMYYIIYVFEGAGLTGIRTNLIADSVQYVLNVALTVPAIIYIDKWGRRPMLLVGTLLMGFWMFLVGGLQGRFGHWSTPDSNGSSVWVIDGNQAATKAVIVCSYLFVCSFAITMGPVSWTYPAELYSLKVRGKAVSLSTASNWAFNTALAFAVPPGLNSIAWKTYFIFGTFNFAAFLHVFFMFPETVGRSLEEVEEIFQQGHTFTAWRIGKDVGKKTLAEVVEKSRAISGAKGDDYKEEKHSEEHVA; this is encoded by the exons ATGGGG CAATTTACGACATATAATGCTAGGATTGCATCTAACCCA TATGTTGTGGGTTCGTTTGCCTGCATTGGAGGAGGTCTATTTGGTTTAGACATTTCCTCAATGTCGGGTGTGCTAAAC AACCCTTCATACCTCTCGACATTCAACTTC CCCGGCCCATCTGCACAAGGTGGTATCGTCGCTGCCATGCCCGCAGGCTCCTTGGTGGGGTCTCTCGCAGTTACTCAGTTAGCAGATAGGATAGGCAGAAAGAAGACTGTCATTTTGGCTGGCCTCATCTGGGTCATCGGGTCAATTATTCAATGCGCTTCGGTG GATCGTGGAATGCTTGTCGTTGGTCGTATCATCTCAGGTATCTCGGTCGGCCTGTCCAGTGCCGTCGTTCCAATATATCAATCCGAGATCACCGCCCCTGCTATTCGAGGTCGAATGGTTTCCTTGCAGCAATGGTCTATCACTTGGGGCATTCTCATACAGTACTTTATTCAATTCGGTTGCTCTTACATCCATGGCGTCGCGTCGTTCCGTATCCCATGGGGCCTGCAAATGATTCCTGCCATTATCCTCAGTTTGGGTATGACTGTCTTCCCTGAGAGTCCCCGTTGGCTTTTCGACCACGGCTA CGAAGAGGAAGCTCTACAAGTTCTGGCTGATTTGCACGGTGGAGGTAACACAAAGAATGAACTTGTGGTACTTGAATACGAGGAAATTAAACAACAA GTTTACTTTGAGCGTACTGAGGGAGCCAAATCATACCTGGACCTTCTGAAGGGAGGAAACCCTCGTCGTGTCATGCTCGGAATGAGTCTTCAAATGTGGTCTCAGCTTTGCGGAATGAACATCATGAT GTACTACATTATATATGTGTTCGAGGGAGCTGGTCTGACTGGTATTCGCACTAACCTCATCGCTGAT TCCGTCCAATACGTTTTGAACGTTGCTCTCACTG TACCCGCGATTATCTACATCGATAAATGGGGTCGCAGACCCATGCTCCTTGTCGGAACTTTGCTCATGGGCTTCTGGATGTTCCTGGTTGGTGGTCTCCAAGGTCGCTTTGGACATTGGTCGACTCCCGACTCGAATGGAAGTTCCGTATGGGTCATCGATGGAAATCAAGCAGCGACAAAAGCTGTCATTGTTTGTTCATACCTCTTCGTCTGCAG CTTCGCTATCACTATGGGCCCAGTGTCTTGGACGTACCCTGCCGAATTG TACTCGTTGAAAGTCCGCGGAAAGGCCGTATCTCTTTCAACT GCATCCAATTGGGCCTTCAACACCGCTCTAGCCTTCGCCGTCCCTCCAGGCCTTAACAGCATTGCGTGGAAGACCTACTTTATTTTCGGCACATTCAACTTCGCGGCCTTCCTCcatgtcttcttcatgtTCCCCGAGACAGTCGGAAGGTCTCTGGAGGAGGTAGAAGAAATCTTCCAGCAAGGTCACACCTTCACAGCCTGGAGGATCGGTAAAGATGTCGGGAAGAAGACCCTCGCTGAAGTCGTGGAGAAATCAAGGGCTATATCG GGTGCAAAAGGTGACGATTATAAGGAAGAAAAGCACTCTGAAGAGCATGTAGCATGA
- a CDS encoding Beta-glucan synthesis-associated protein KRE6: MPDPIDSHTPQSARTRTGFDGHDYELVFSDEFETDGRTFYPGDDPFWEAVDLWYGATQDLEWYDPAQVTTRGGALVITMDSVNTTEKGVTPGSTAPFTLADNHNMPYRSGMVQTWNKFCFTTGYIEVSVSFPGPDQQTQGYWPGAWTMGNLARPGYPATTDGLWPYTYDSCDVGTFPNQTNPDGQTPIAAVHSDASRPNYNYDLSWLPGQRLSACSCPGSDHPGPTVSRGRGSPEIDIFEAERDKNFDVGHVVSQSAQFAPFNADYKYSNDSGGWTNFDPTRTRANTYRGSAIQQSVSGLTRTPTDMFQGSGANFKTFGFEYWSDMNDRSAGSITWQVDGQRSHRVLASAVGPDPEENGGSGVGQRIIPEEPMSIVLNLGISNNWQKIDTNSMLFPGEMKIDYVRVYQRKGQTNTGCDPKDYPTADYINRHLEAYTDVNMTTWKWEKPRNSKSEVNATAATSAPFVVGVKLEINATHRECGNPYQLESGIIQKSTNLWKG, from the exons ATGCCCGACCCCATAGACTCGCACACCCCGCAATCCGCACGCACCCGCACAGGTTTCGACGGACACGACTACGAGCTCGTCTTCTCCGACGAATTCGAGACGGACGGCCGGACGTTCTACCCGGGGGACGACCCGTTTTGGGAGGCGGTGGATTTGTGGTATGGTGCGACGCAGGATTTGGAGTGGTATGACCCCGCGCAGGTTACGACGAGGGGAGGGGCGTTGGTTATTACGATGGATTCGGTGAATACGACGGAGAAGGGTGTTACGCCGG GTTCAACAGCCCCATTCACTCTCGCGGATAACCATAACATGCCATACCGCTCTGGCATGGTGCAGACGTGGAACAAGTTTTGTTTTACGACGGGGTATATCGAGGTTAGCGTGTCGTTCCCGGGGCCGGATCAGCAGACGCAGGGATAT TGGCCTGGTGCGTGGACGATGGGGAATCTTGCGCGTCCTGGGTATCCAGCTACGACGGATGGGCTGTGGCCTTATAC ATACGACTCGTGCGATGTGGGCACGTTCCCGAATCAGACGAACCCGGATGGCCAGACGCCGATTGCTGCTGTACATTCGGATGCTTCGCGCCCGAATTATAATTATGATTTGAGTTGGCTGCCTGGTCAACGTCTCAG CGCATGCTCGTGCCCAGGCTCAGACCACCCCGGCCCAACCGTCTCGCGCGGGCGCGGCTCACCCGAAATCGACATCTTCGAAGCAGAGCGCGACAAAAACTTCGACGTCGGCCACGTCGTATCCCAATCCGCGCAATTCGCACCATTCAACGCCGACTACAAGTACTCCAACGATTCAGGCGGATGGACAAACTTCGATCCTACCCGTACGCGCGCGAACACTTATCGGGGGAGTGCGATCCAGCAGAGCGTTTCGGGGCTGACGAGGACGCCGACGGATATGTTTCAGGGCTCAGGAGCGAATTTTAAGACGTTTGGGTTTGAGTATTGGAGTGATATGAATGATAGGAGTGCGGGGAGTATTACGTGGCAGGTGGATGGGCAGAGGAGTCATAGGGTGTTGGCGAGTGCTGTTGGACCGGATCCGGAGGAGAATGGGGGGAGTGGTGTTGGGCAGAGGATTATTCCGGAGGAACCGATGAGTATTGTGTTGAATTTGGGTATTTCTA ATAATTGGCAGAAGATTGATACGAACTCGATGCTTTTCCCTGGAGAGATGAAGATTGACTATGTGCGTGTGTATCAGCGCAAGGGACAGACGAATACGGGGTGCGATCCCAAGGATTATCCAACGGCGGATTATATTAAtaggcatttggaggcgtaTACTG atGTGAATATGACGACGTGGAAATGGGAGAAACCACGGAATTCAAA GAGCGAAGTCAATGCTACTGCAGCCACGTCCGCGCCGTTCGTGGTGGGCG TTAAGCTAGAAATTAATGCAACGCATCGTGAATGTGGGAACCCTTACCAACTTGAAAGTGGTATCATTCAGAAGTCGACGAACTTGTGGAAAGGTTAA
- a CDS encoding prephenate dehydrogenase (NADP(+)), with translation MSRIVITGVTGGSPNRLEINDFVKNEKFFSLYIQALQIMASGTSQSDFQSFFQIGGIHGLPNKPWDGAVGSQPWDPNTQWGGYCTHGSVLFPTWHRPYVMLYEQIMQKHAAEVAAKYTVDTASWVEAAANIRQPYWDWAANAVPPDQVIAMKQVTITGPNGNKITVDNPLYHYKFNPIDSSFPRPYSRWPTTLRQPTSTRPDATDNVTRLKNVLRAAQSDITMSTYSMLTRVHTWTAFSNHTVGDGGSTSNSLEAIHDGIHVDVGGNGQMADPSVAAFDPIFFLHHCNVDRLLSLWSALNPGVWVSKGDSEFGSFTMPPEIPVDETTPLTPFWDSQTSFWASSSTQDTTKLGYTYPEFNGLDMGNASAVKTAIGNIVNRLYGTSVFGSFAAAAPSSFGTTAAFAIPASLPAPEQSPPATAEKATEQHVLSAPSASRDIKEAESGHGPALHTHHIIPPSQGLYDWTARIECKKYEIGTSFSVLIFLGTVPEDPNDWLVDPHFVGAHHAFVNSSAGECANCRNQSDLVIEGFVHLNRAIVKHSGLSSLAPDAVVPYLSKELHFRAQKVNGEVVELQSLEVSVFGTPLTYPPGAIFPVAGTPKRYGGITYGRPGGSRHA, from the exons ATGTCTCGCATCGTGATTACGGGTGTTACGGGTGGCTCTCCTAACCGTCTTGAAATCAACGACTTCGTCAAGAATGAGaaattcttttctctttatATCCAGGCTCTTC AAATCATGGCCTCTGGGACTTCTCAGTCGGACTTCCAGTCGTTCTTCCAGATTGGAGGCATTCATGGACTCCCTAACAAGCCATGGGATGGTGCCGTTGGGAGTCAACCTTGGGATCCTAACACTCAATGGGGAGGATACTGTACCCATGGATCGGTCCTGTTCCCGACGTGGCATAGACCCTATGTCATGTTATATGAA CAAATTATGCAAAAACATGCTGCAGAAGTGGCGGCGAAGTATACTGTCGACACCGCCAGCTGGGTCGAAGCTGCTGCCAACATTCGTCAGCCTTACTGGGACTGGGCAGCTAATGCTGTTCCTCCTGACCAAGTAATCGCGATGAAACAAGTCACCATCACCGGCCCTAACGGAAATAAGATCACCGTTGACAATCCTTTATATCACTACAAGTTCAACCCTATTGATTCTTCGTTTCCGAGACCTTATAGTCGGTGGCCGACCACCCTCAGGCAGCCTACCAGTACAAGGCCTGACGCTACGGACAATGTTACACGACTTAAAAA CGTATTGCGAGCGGCCCAATCAGATATCACGATGAGCACATACAGTATGCTAACACGCGTGCACACCTGGACTGCATTTAGCAACCATACTGTCGGAGACGGAGGAAGTACCAGCAATAGTTTGGAGGCCATTCATGATGGTATTCATGTCGATGTTGGAGGCAATGGTCAGATGGCTGACCCCTCAGTGGCCG CCTTTGATCCAATTTTCTTCTTGCACCACTGCAACGTCGATAGGTTACTCTCTCTTTGGTCAGCACTGAATCCTGGCGTCTGGGTATCTAAAGGTGACTCCGAGTTCGGGAGCTTTACCATGCCCCCTGAGATACCCGTTGATGAGACCACCC CTTTGACTCCCTTCTGGGACAGTCAAACATCATTTTGGGCATCGTCTTCTACTCAAGACACGACCAAACTTGGGTATACATACCCAGAGTTTAATGGCCTCGATATGGGAAATGCTTCAGCAGTGAAGACAGCAATAGGAAATATTGTTAACCGTCTTTATGGCACTTCCGTTTTTGGATcctttgctgctgctgcgcctTCTTCGTTTGGGACAACTGCAGCGTTCGCTATCCCTGCTTCTCTTCCTGCACCTGAGCAGAGTCCTCCCGCTACCGCGGAGAAAGCGACCGAGCAGCACGTTCTTTCAGCCCCTTCAGCATCTCGTGATATCAAAGAGGCAGAGTCAGGGCATGGACCGGCTTTGCATACTCACCACATCATTCCTCCCAGCCAAGGGCTGTATGACTGGACCGCTCGTATTGAGTGTAAGAAATACGAGATTGGGACAAGCTTTTCCGTTCTCATCTTCCTCGGCACTGTCCCCGAGGATCCCAATGATTGGCTGGTTGACCCGCACTTTGTTGGTGCTCATCATGCTTTCGTCAACAGCAGTGCGGGAGAGTGCGCCAACTGCCGAAACCAGAGTGACCTCGTCATTGAAGGATTTGTCCACCTCAACCGCGCTATTGTAAAACATTCTGGACTGAGCTCTCTGGCACCTGACGCCGTAGTGCCGTATTTATCCAAAGAGTTGCATTTCAGAGCACAGAAG GTCAATGGAGAGGTGGTTGAGCTGCAATCACTCGAGGTCAGCGTTTTTGGTACTCCTCTGACTTATCCCCCCGGAGCAATATTCCCTGTTGCTGGAACTCCCAAGCGTTATGGTGGCATCACTTACGGCCGCCCAGGTGGGAGCCGACATGCTTGA
- a CDS encoding putative oxidoreductase YusZ, producing the protein MDSLPSRVWLVTGTSSGFGKHFVLAALARGDRVIAAARSLKKLEAFTSTINAKDLKRLRTLQLDLTDGPEEIERKIGHAFTFWNQIDVLVNNAGSFTGGMMEEGGSKLLRRQFDTNVFGTLDVTTATLPYLRQSKDACVVTIGSRSAWKAELPLLFEATITESFMSELAQFNIKVLLVEPGSFRTEGIQNQVFSVDNPIPIYDDLRKQTKARLQSVGPGGMISGDPRKGVDIIMDVVTNGGVAKGRAWPGYLVLGNDADYDVRKKCEKVLTALDDWSDAVKAVY; encoded by the exons ATGGATTCATTGCCCTCCAGAGTTTGGTTGGTCACAG GAACTTCTTCCGGTTTCGGGAAACACTTCGTGCTTGCCGCACTCGCTCGCGGAGATCGTGTTATTGCCGCTGCGAGGTCCTTAAAGAAGCTGGAGGCATTTACCTCAACAATCAATGCCAAAGATCTGAAGCGCCTTCGCACCCTACAGCTCGACCTGACTGATGGACCAGAAGAAATAGAAAGGAAAATTGGGCACGCCTTTACCTTTTGGAATCAAATTGACGTCCTAGTCAATAACGCAG GTAGCTTCACGGGAGGTATGATGGAAGAAGGAGG GAGTAAATTATTGCGCCGACAGTTTGATACCAATGTTTTTGGTACTTTGGACGTGACGACGGCTACACTTCCATACCTCAGACAGAGCAAAGATGCCTGCGTGGTTACGATTGGGAGCCGATCAGCATGGAAAGCTGAACTTCCT CTGCTATTCGAGGCAA CCATCACGGAATCTTTCATGTCAGAGCTAGCGCAATTCAACATAAAGGTCCTGCTCGTCGAGCCAGGTTCATTTAGAACAGAAGGGATTCAAAATCAAGTTTTTTCTGTCGACAATCCGATACCCATTTACGATGATTTGCGGAAACAGACTAAAGCCAGACTTCAATCTGTCGGACCCGGAGGCATGATATCGGGGGATCCTCGCAAAGGAGTTGATATCATTATGGATGTTGTTACTAATGGGGGAGTTGCTAAGGGTCGAGCATGGCCTGGGTATCTCGTTTTAGGCAACGACGCAGACTATGATGTGAGGAAGAAGTGTGAAAAGGTCTTAACTGCACTTGACGATTGGTCTGACGCTGTAAAAGCAGTATATTGA